CGCCTcgagcttgttgacagGCATGCGGAATTTTGGAGCGAGATCGTTCGCAGTTGTTGGCGGCACAGACTCGGGCAGGTCCCAGTTGAGAACATGGAACAGGCGACGCAGACCGCTCTGCGATGAGAACGCAAAATCCTTAGCCGGATCACAGGCGCAGTGGTTGCGGACTCTCACGTTTTTGTCCAGCGGACACGTGTTGCGGTTGAGCAGGCCAGAAAGGCCAGTGTTGGGCAGCCAAAAGATCTTGGACGCAGGCACAAACAGCGCTACGGCCAGCGTCTTCACGTTGTAGTCGGTCCAGCGCTCAAGGAAAAACCCATTGGTGTTGTCCAAGTAGTGGAAGAACCGCTCGTAGTCCCGCGAGCGGAAGAACTCGAGATCCACCACCTCGAAGTTGGAATCGAAATTACACTGCGTGTACTGGTTTTCGTAGACAAACGGCAGCACGTCTGTCTCGTTGTAGGGCAAAAGACTCAGAAACTCCTCGAACGCAGGCACCAGCGACTTGGTGAGCGTCTTGGACTCGACCGGCGCGCTCGCAAACCCGTACACCAGCTGGTGTATGTGCATATGCCGGAAAAAATCGTCCTTCAGGTCGCACGCCAGCTGGGACCCGACCTCGACGTTGCAATAGTATCTGTAGTTGCGCATTATTGGCAGGAACTGGAATCCGTACGTCTGAAAACGGTTTTTCAGTTTGTACTGCAGAAACCTGGAGCAGGGCGACGCCGAGGCAGACTGTCTGAGAGCCTGGTGCAACTTTCCttcgtcgatcg
This portion of the Ogataea parapolymorpha DL-1 chromosome IV, whole genome shotgun sequence genome encodes:
- a CDS encoding putative secreted protein — translated: MLKRKRLLVILVFVLAFWFCSPQLQPVEQPRVPATFYTYVPNIDVAQSLLRTVHSVESSFNKKYKYDWVFAYYADHEMSPELRARLQKLCSGQAHFEQISSPHYDVPESIDEGKLHQALRQSASASPCSRFLQYKLKNRFQTYGFQFLPIMRNYRYYCNVEVGSQLACDLKDDFFRHMHIHQLVYGFASAPVESKTLTKSLVPAFEEFLSLLPYNETDVLPFVYENQYTQCNFDSNFEVVDLEFFRSRDYERFFHYLDNTNGFFLERWTDYNVKTLAVALFVPASKIFWLPNTGLSGLLNRNTCPLDKNVRVRNHCACDPAKDFAFSSQSGLRRLFHVLNWDLPESVPPTTANDLAPKFRMPVNKLEAYPWTFEYMKTDRWFREQFMGKPKRKIDTTS